In Falco biarmicus isolate bFalBia1 chromosome 6, bFalBia1.pri, whole genome shotgun sequence, the following are encoded in one genomic region:
- the LOC130151388 gene encoding uncharacterized protein LOC130151388, translated as MPGGGPGAGRPFLGGRRRQRRLAEPAFPPFPLVGPGPARRGCGGRRTGRRGLSSSSASSAPYRPRPPASVCVRTRSIACYSRAPPPTPAPREHARAQSSAKQPEPRGFARSARGGGGGGGGSRAPRGRGEPHRGARASGVYNSAGASRGRGPARRRGAAERRGRGGARAAGGCRACARGRGAARVAERREERFPIGKAGGPAEGLGGTAAVSRDRPAVVAGAALPFLPPPPPPCCGSGVPAAEGCGACGTARRWACGAGEQCGRPRPGPALRAPLPPHARPRREDGGPRLRPARLRGTALLAGAGALRAGRAARVLAAAAAGRRCG; from the coding sequence ATGCCggggggcgggcccggggcggggcggccctTCCTCGGCGGGCGGCGGAGGCAGCGCCGCTTGGCGGAGCCAGCCTTCCCTCCCTTTCCGCTCGtagggcccggcccggcgcggcgggggtgcggggggcGCCGCACGGGCCGGAGGGGgctgtcctcctcctccgcctcctccgcCCCCTACCGACCACGCCCCCCTGCAAGCGTCTGCGTGCGGACGCGCAGCATCGCGTGCTACTCCCGCgcgcctccccccacccccgccccgcgggAACACGCGCGCGCACAGAGCTCCGCTAAGCAGCCGGAGCCGCGCGGCTTCGCCCGTTCcgcgcggggggggggaggggggggcggcgggTCACGTgccccgcgggggcggggcgagCCCCACAGAGGCGCGCGTGCATCCGGTGTTTACAACAGCGCCGGCGCTTCGCGTGGCCGCGGTCCCGCGCGGCGGAGGGGCGCAGccgagcggcggggccgggggggggcgcgggcggcgggtgGCTGCCGCGCATGCGCCCGCGGGCGAGGGGCGGCGCGGGTGGCGGAGCGGCGCGAGGAGCGATTTCCAATCGGTAAAGCGGGCGGCCCggcggaggggctggggggcaccgcGGCGGTGAGCCGTGACCGGCCCGCGGTGGTGGCGGGCGCTGCACTCCCTTTTCTTCCGCCCCCTCCGCCGCCGTGCTGTGGGAGCGGCGTCCCGGCGGCGGAGGGGTGCGGGGCCTGCGGGACTGCCCGCCGCTGGGCCTgcggggctggggagcagtgcgggcggccccggcccggcccggccctaCGCGCGCCCCTTCCCCCGCACGCTCGGCCTCGCAGAGAGGACGGCGGCCCCCGCCTGCGGCCCGCCCGCCTTCGCGGCACTGCCCTCCTGGCCGGGGCGGGCGCCCTCcgtgctggcagggcagcccgTGTGCTGGCGGCAGCCGCGGCTGGGCGACGCTGTGGATAG